A window from Salmo trutta chromosome 29, fSalTru1.1, whole genome shotgun sequence encodes these proteins:
- the LOC115167338 gene encoding ubiquitin-like protein 7 isoform X2 codes for MMSEWHLSLKLVDQPKSTFHFPETMPGDVSPGGYRVSTLKQLVAAQLPDSLPDPELIELVHCGRKLKDDLTLDSCGIQPGSTLHILKRTWPEPEINPEPVNRTTAAREFRVLQAALHSNSTYRDSVFKMLTNKESLDQIIVATPGLRSDPVALGVLQDKDLFVQFTDPNMLDVLISSHPALVNAIILVLHSVAGSMPAQSSAGSSRNVSSSSYSDMPGGFMFEGMSDDDEDFQSGNPAGPSNRTGGPAGMRPVSLGHSGATGPRPITQSELATALALASTPESSAVTPTAGAQDPSSGVPPTPAGTPVSNDLFSQALQQALQASSMSSMSSLQGRWQSQLQQLRDMGIQDEELMLRALQATDGDIQSALELIFAGGPGL; via the exons ATGATGTCGGAGTGGCACCTGTCATTGAAGCTGGTGGATCAGCCCAAATCCACCTTCCACTTCCCTGAGACAATGCCTGGAGACGTGTCTCCCGGCGGGTACCGAGTCTCTACTCTGAAACAGCTCGTTGCAGCACAGCTTCCTGATTCCCTACCGGACCCCGAACTCATAG AGCTGGTACATTGTGGTCGCAAGTTGAAGGACGACCTGACTTTAGACTCCTGTGGGATCCAGCCTGGATCCACCCTGCACATCCTCAAAAGGACCTGGCCTGAACCAGAGATCAATCCAG AGCCAGTGAACAGGACGACTGCAGCCAGGGAGTTCCGTGTGCTGCAGGCAGCCCTCCACTCCAACTCCACCTACAGAGACTCG GTGTTTAAGATGCTGACAAATAAGGAGTCTCTAGATCAGATCATTGTGGCCACGCCAGGGCTGAGATCTGACCCGGTAGCACTAG GAGTGCTCCAAGACAAAGATCTATTTGTGCAATTCACAGACCCTAACATGCTGGATGT GTTGATCAGTTCTCACCCAGCCTTGGTCAATGCCATCATCCTGGTCCTCCACTCAGTGGCTGGCAGCATGCCTGCTCAGTCCAGCGCCGGCTCCTCCCGCAACGTCTCCTCCAGCTCCTACAGTGACATGCCAG GAGGGTTTATGTTTGAGGGCATGTCTGATGACGATGAAGATTTCCAATCG GGAAATCCGGCAGGCCCATCCAACCGAACCGGGGGCCCAGCAGGAATGCGGCCTGTGTCCCTTGGCCATAGTGGAGCTACAGGCCCTCGACCCATAACACAGAGTGAGCTGGCCACTGCCCTGGCCCTGGCCAGTACTCCTGAGAGCAGTGCTGTTACTCCCACTGCGGGGGCTCAG GACCCCTCATCTGGAGTGCCTCCCACGCCAGCAGGGACTCCTGTCAGCAATGACCTTTTCAGCCAGGCACTGCAGCAGGCTCTGCAGGCCTCCAGCATGTCCAGCATGTCCTCTCTGCAG GGGCGTTGGCAGTCCCAGCTGCAGCAGCTGAGAGACATGGGGATCCAGGATGAGGAGCTGATGTTACGGGCGCTGCAGGCTACAGACGGGGACATCCAGTCAGCTCTGGAGCTCATCTTCGCTGGAGGGCCAGGACTCTGA
- the LOC115167338 gene encoding ubiquitin-like protein 7 isoform X1, whose translation MMSEWHLSLKLVDQPKSTFHFPETMPGDVSPGGYRVSTLKQLVAAQLPDSLPDPELIELVHCGRKLKDDLTLDSCGIQPGSTLHILKRTWPEPEINPEPVNRTTAAREFRVLQAALHSNSTYRDSVFKMLTNKESLDQIIVATPGLRSDPVALGVLQDKDLFVQFTDPNMLDVLISSHPALVNAIILVLHSVAGSMPAQSSAGSSRNVSSSSYSDMPGGFMFEGMSDDDEDFQSGNPAGPSNRTGGPAGMRPVSLGHSGATGPRPITQSELATALALASTPESSAVTPTAGAQQDPSSGVPPTPAGTPVSNDLFSQALQQALQASSMSSMSSLQGRWQSQLQQLRDMGIQDEELMLRALQATDGDIQSALELIFAGGPGL comes from the exons ATGATGTCGGAGTGGCACCTGTCATTGAAGCTGGTGGATCAGCCCAAATCCACCTTCCACTTCCCTGAGACAATGCCTGGAGACGTGTCTCCCGGCGGGTACCGAGTCTCTACTCTGAAACAGCTCGTTGCAGCACAGCTTCCTGATTCCCTACCGGACCCCGAACTCATAG AGCTGGTACATTGTGGTCGCAAGTTGAAGGACGACCTGACTTTAGACTCCTGTGGGATCCAGCCTGGATCCACCCTGCACATCCTCAAAAGGACCTGGCCTGAACCAGAGATCAATCCAG AGCCAGTGAACAGGACGACTGCAGCCAGGGAGTTCCGTGTGCTGCAGGCAGCCCTCCACTCCAACTCCACCTACAGAGACTCG GTGTTTAAGATGCTGACAAATAAGGAGTCTCTAGATCAGATCATTGTGGCCACGCCAGGGCTGAGATCTGACCCGGTAGCACTAG GAGTGCTCCAAGACAAAGATCTATTTGTGCAATTCACAGACCCTAACATGCTGGATGT GTTGATCAGTTCTCACCCAGCCTTGGTCAATGCCATCATCCTGGTCCTCCACTCAGTGGCTGGCAGCATGCCTGCTCAGTCCAGCGCCGGCTCCTCCCGCAACGTCTCCTCCAGCTCCTACAGTGACATGCCAG GAGGGTTTATGTTTGAGGGCATGTCTGATGACGATGAAGATTTCCAATCG GGAAATCCGGCAGGCCCATCCAACCGAACCGGGGGCCCAGCAGGAATGCGGCCTGTGTCCCTTGGCCATAGTGGAGCTACAGGCCCTCGACCCATAACACAGAGTGAGCTGGCCACTGCCCTGGCCCTGGCCAGTACTCCTGAGAGCAGTGCTGTTACTCCCACTGCGGGGGCTCAG CAGGACCCCTCATCTGGAGTGCCTCCCACGCCAGCAGGGACTCCTGTCAGCAATGACCTTTTCAGCCAGGCACTGCAGCAGGCTCTGCAGGCCTCCAGCATGTCCAGCATGTCCTCTCTGCAG GGGCGTTGGCAGTCCCAGCTGCAGCAGCTGAGAGACATGGGGATCCAGGATGAGGAGCTGATGTTACGGGCGCTGCAGGCTACAGACGGGGACATCCAGTCAGCTCTGGAGCTCATCTTCGCTGGAGGGCCAGGACTCTGA